In Colwellia sp. M166, a genomic segment contains:
- a CDS encoding TonB-dependent receptor domain-containing protein produces MNIKQNNFFKKSLLSLAVAGAMSTSFIASANTESADDLETITVTASRSPMNIADSLASQVVITRAEIDRIQPKSVLDILSTVAGLDISTSGGRGQASSVYMRGANSGHTLVLLNGVRISSASLGSTNVQNIAPELVERIEIVKGPRAALWGSDAIGGVIQIFTRKLNSGEHFVSANVGSEGYSMINGGVGIEHGDGFTSLSVEHEESDGFDAKDDNETDDDGYSFDSFAINGQQQIDKSLSLNWLAQLDKGDTEYDSSFGANESEVNNHVWQLGANYNWQAGGVNSITQFSVSQNRTSNIGYGNGTSKSDGTKYDSRRNQYSLLNSSELSSQWQLNLGADLYQEELKGDAEYDKTKRDTTGVFAHAMFNDNKLSYELAARYDDVEGIDSETTFNTSVGYQVTQSTQLSVSAGTGFKAPTFNDLYYPLNFGYKGNSDLVSETSKSYEFSVKSQFDALSIAFNLYQTDIEDLIDWSGSDKDGNVTPVNVDDVEIKGAELGANYQGFGGVHQFNVSYIEAEDASTGKQLGRRAKNHISYQFDTTLAKADLYAEIQYKGKRYDYLFGGTVVKLDSYSLVNLGVSYPVSDNIKLQAKVNNVFDENYQTSSAYFTQERVAYFGITYQN; encoded by the coding sequence ATGAACATTAAGCAAAATAACTTTTTCAAAAAATCATTATTATCATTAGCTGTTGCTGGTGCAATGTCGACATCTTTTATCGCTTCAGCAAATACTGAAAGTGCAGATGACTTAGAAACAATCACAGTAACTGCGTCACGTTCACCAATGAATATTGCTGACTCATTAGCAAGCCAAGTGGTAATTACACGTGCTGAGATTGATCGTATTCAGCCTAAATCAGTACTAGATATTCTATCAACTGTTGCAGGTCTTGATATTTCAACTTCTGGCGGTCGTGGTCAAGCATCGTCAGTATATATGCGCGGTGCTAACTCTGGTCATACCCTTGTTTTATTAAATGGTGTTCGTATTAGCTCTGCAAGCTTAGGCTCTACTAACGTACAAAATATTGCTCCTGAATTGGTTGAGCGTATTGAAATTGTTAAAGGACCTCGAGCAGCACTCTGGGGATCTGATGCCATCGGTGGTGTTATTCAAATATTTACTCGCAAACTAAATAGTGGAGAACACTTCGTTAGTGCAAATGTCGGTAGCGAAGGTTACAGCATGATTAACGGCGGTGTTGGTATAGAACATGGCGATGGCTTTACGAGCTTAAGTGTTGAGCACGAAGAAAGTGATGGTTTTGATGCTAAAGATGATAATGAAACCGATGATGATGGCTATAGCTTTGACTCTTTTGCTATTAATGGTCAACAACAAATCGACAAATCATTAAGTTTAAATTGGTTAGCACAATTAGACAAAGGTGATACTGAATACGATAGCTCATTTGGTGCTAATGAAAGTGAAGTGAATAACCATGTATGGCAATTAGGCGCCAACTATAATTGGCAAGCTGGCGGTGTAAATAGCATCACACAATTCAGTGTTAGTCAAAACCGTACTTCTAACATTGGTTACGGTAATGGAACAAGCAAAAGTGATGGTACAAAATATGATTCGCGTCGTAACCAATATTCATTATTAAATAGTAGTGAGCTTTCTTCACAATGGCAATTGAACCTAGGTGCTGATTTATATCAGGAAGAGCTTAAAGGTGATGCTGAGTACGATAAAACTAAGCGTGACACGACAGGCGTATTTGCACATGCAATGTTTAATGATAATAAGTTATCTTATGAATTAGCTGCACGCTATGACGATGTCGAAGGTATTGATTCTGAAACTACTTTTAACACCAGTGTGGGTTATCAAGTAACACAAAGCACTCAATTAAGTGTTTCTGCAGGTACTGGTTTTAAAGCACCAACATTTAATGATTTATATTACCCATTGAATTTTGGTTATAAAGGCAATTCTGATTTAGTCTCTGAAACTTCGAAGAGCTATGAATTTAGTGTTAAAAGTCAATTTGATGCACTATCAATTGCTTTTAATCTTTACCAAACAGACATCGAAGATTTAATCGATTGGAGTGGCTCGGATAAAGATGGCAATGTAACACCTGTTAACGTTGATGATGTTGAAATTAAAGGTGCAGAACTTGGTGCTAATTATCAAGGTTTTGGTGGGGTACACCAATTTAATGTGAGCTACATTGAAGCTGAAGATGCATCTACTGGCAAGCAACTAGGTCGTCGTGCAAAAAATCATATAAGTTATCAATTCGATACTACACTTGCTAAGGCTGATTTATACGCTGAAATTCAATATAAAGGTAAGCGTTATGATTATCTTTTTGGTGGTACAGTTGTGAAGCTTGATAGTTATTCATTGGTGAACTTAGGTGTTAGTTATCCAGTTTCTGATAATATTAAGCTTCAGGCAAAAGTGAATAATGTGTTTGATGAAAACTACCAAACGTCAAGTGCATACTTTACTCAGGAACGTGTAGCGTACTTCGGTATTACTTACCAAAATTAA
- the cobU gene encoding bifunctional adenosylcobinamide kinase/adenosylcobinamide-phosphate guanylyltransferase — protein sequence MSKVHLIIGGARSGKSSLAERYAKSSNLPVTYIATAQAFDDEMQQRIAQHQADRPAHWQLIESPLLLARTIALALEDNRQDICILVDCLTLWLSNSLCKPSIEADQTSECNLAYWQEEKQQLLSLLEHLQRQDSPEHKVNGQLRKIEIILVSNEVGHGIVPMGELSRQFVDQAGWLHQAIASIADNVEFVMAGLSLTLKSAEKTNNKVQL from the coding sequence ATGAGTAAAGTTCACCTCATTATTGGCGGTGCTCGCTCCGGTAAAAGTTCGTTGGCTGAACGCTATGCTAAGTCTTCAAATTTACCCGTGACTTATATCGCGACGGCACAAGCATTTGATGATGAAATGCAGCAACGCATTGCTCAACACCAAGCTGATCGTCCTGCGCATTGGCAGTTAATAGAATCACCACTGTTATTAGCAAGGACCATAGCATTAGCGCTTGAAGATAACAGGCAAGATATTTGTATATTGGTGGATTGTTTAACGTTGTGGCTAAGTAATAGTTTATGCAAGCCAAGTATAGAAGCTGACCAAACGTCGGAGTGTAACCTTGCTTATTGGCAAGAAGAAAAACAGCAACTGCTGAGCTTGTTAGAGCATCTTCAGCGACAAGACAGTCCTGAGCATAAAGTGAATGGTCAGCTACGAAAGATTGAAATAATTCTAGTCAGTAATGAAGTAGGTCATGGCATTGTTCCTATGGGCGAACTTTCACGTCAATTCGTTGATCAAGCGGGCTGGCTGCATCAAGCCATTGCTAGCATTGCTGATAATGTTGAATTTGTGATGGCAGGCTTATCGTTAACATTAAAATCAGCTGAAAAAACTAACAACAAGGTGCAATTGTGA
- a CDS encoding adenosylcobinamide-GDP ribazoletransferase, with product MLLKQGILREQWHLLLLAVSFFTRIPVKLKVDVTANMLNQASRYFALVGVFIGVGSALVFYLAASVMPVELALLIAMATSVFLTGAFHEDGWADVWDGFGGGWTVENKLNIMKDSRLGTYGAAALFFILMIKYQTLLALLNTSMVGDNVISAVLPSEVMSMLSIFLLGHCLSRVLATSLIADMPYVSEDATSKVKPLAQDLSNSSYLTLLVTGAVIIVFTLSFSIAWKLIAILFITRWCLKRWFTQQLGGYTGDCLGAAQQLSEVVIYLSLLSLSVVAS from the coding sequence ATGTTACTTAAGCAAGGCATATTGCGTGAGCAATGGCATTTATTGCTTTTAGCGGTCAGTTTTTTTACCCGTATCCCGGTAAAACTTAAGGTTGATGTTACGGCAAATATGCTTAATCAAGCCAGTCGATATTTCGCCTTAGTGGGGGTATTTATTGGTGTTGGCTCAGCGTTAGTTTTTTATCTTGCCGCCAGTGTTATGCCTGTCGAACTTGCTTTGTTGATTGCCATGGCGACGAGTGTCTTCTTAACCGGGGCTTTTCATGAAGATGGCTGGGCTGATGTTTGGGACGGTTTCGGCGGCGGCTGGACTGTAGAGAATAAGCTTAATATTATGAAAGATAGTCGTTTAGGGACTTATGGCGCCGCGGCCCTATTTTTTATTCTGATGATTAAGTATCAAACATTGTTAGCATTATTAAATACTTCAATGGTGGGAGATAACGTAATAAGTGCAGTCTTGCCGTCTGAAGTGATGTCTATGTTGTCGATTTTTTTATTAGGCCATTGTTTAAGCCGAGTGTTAGCAACAAGCCTCATTGCTGACATGCCTTATGTGAGTGAAGACGCAACATCGAAAGTTAAACCGCTGGCACAAGATTTATCCAATAGCAGCTACTTAACCTTACTGGTGACAGGGGCTGTGATTATTGTATTTACTTTATCGTTTAGCATTGCTTGGAAACTGATTGCTATTTTGTTCATTACTCGTTGGTGTTTAAAACGTTGGTTTACTCAACAATTAGGCGGTTATACTGGCGATTGTTTGGGCGCTGCACAGCAGCTTTCTGAAGTGGTTATTTACCTTTCGTTATTGTCACTTTCTGTGGTGGCTTCATGA
- a CDS encoding cobyric acid synthase, with protein MKTLMVQGTTSDAGKSTLVAGLCRVLVNAGINVAPFKPQNMALNSAVTKDGGEIGRAQALQAIAAKVEARVDFNPILLKPNSDTGAQVIVHGKAISNMEAGKYHDYKKVAMQAVLESHHRLANDHEVLLVEGAGSPAEINLRAHDLANMGYAEAVDCPVILVADIDRGGVFAHLVGTLALLSESEQARVKGFIINRFRGDIKLLESGLDWLEERTGKPVLGVLPYLHDLALDAEDAVALDNKVMQAKVKIFVPLLPHMSNHTDFDPLRLQPNIDLQYIRIGQSLQGADLIIIPGSKNVTSDLSFLKQQGWQQEIEQHLRYGGKVMGICGGYQMLGKQIFDPEHIESHVEQISGLGLLDFTTTLTQNKTLSQVTASMTLKGETCQLKGYEIHCGVSTGPALNQPLLHIESDGTGKKQQTPDGCISDDGQIIASYLHGFFDCPEPTQAVLNWLGIKDMAQPVVDINQHREIQLERLADVCNEHLAMEKIQQIIAQGVNTPSSRT; from the coding sequence GTGAAAACATTAATGGTGCAAGGCACGACCTCTGATGCAGGAAAAAGCACCTTAGTTGCGGGCTTATGCCGCGTATTAGTGAATGCCGGTATTAACGTAGCGCCATTCAAACCGCAAAATATGGCGCTAAATAGCGCGGTAACTAAAGATGGTGGCGAAATTGGTCGCGCTCAAGCTTTGCAAGCGATTGCGGCAAAGGTTGAAGCACGAGTTGATTTTAATCCTATTTTGTTAAAACCTAATAGTGACACTGGCGCGCAAGTTATTGTCCATGGTAAAGCAATATCCAACATGGAAGCCGGCAAGTATCACGACTACAAAAAAGTGGCGATGCAAGCGGTGTTGGAATCGCATCACCGTTTAGCCAATGATCATGAGGTATTGCTGGTTGAAGGGGCAGGTAGCCCAGCTGAAATTAACCTTCGTGCTCATGATCTTGCCAATATGGGTTATGCCGAAGCCGTCGATTGCCCGGTGATTTTAGTGGCAGACATCGACCGTGGTGGTGTATTTGCTCACTTAGTTGGTACGCTGGCGTTACTTTCTGAGTCAGAGCAAGCAAGAGTGAAAGGTTTTATTATCAATCGTTTTCGCGGTGATATTAAATTACTTGAGTCGGGTTTAGATTGGCTTGAAGAGCGCACAGGCAAGCCCGTATTAGGTGTGTTGCCTTATTTACATGACTTAGCATTAGACGCAGAAGATGCGGTCGCGCTTGATAACAAAGTCATGCAAGCGAAGGTGAAAATTTTTGTGCCGCTGCTACCACATATGAGCAACCACACTGATTTTGACCCATTGCGCTTACAGCCCAATATTGATTTGCAATACATCCGAATAGGTCAGTCGTTACAAGGGGCTGATCTAATTATTATTCCAGGCAGTAAAAATGTCACTTCTGATTTAAGCTTTTTAAAGCAACAAGGTTGGCAGCAAGAAATAGAGCAACACCTACGCTATGGCGGTAAAGTTATGGGCATTTGTGGCGGTTATCAAATGTTGGGTAAGCAGATATTCGATCCTGAACATATTGAATCACATGTTGAGCAAATATCAGGCCTAGGCTTGTTAGATTTCACCACCACGCTAACGCAAAATAAAACACTAAGCCAAGTAACGGCGAGCATGACGTTAAAAGGTGAAACTTGTCAGTTAAAAGGCTATGAAATTCACTGTGGCGTCTCTACGGGCCCAGCGTTAAACCAGCCATTACTGCATATTGAAAGTGATGGTACCGGTAAAAAACAACAAACACCGGATGGTTGTATCTCTGATGACGGACAAATTATCGCTAGCTACTTACATGGCTTTTTTGATTGCCCTGAGCCGACACAAGCGGTACTCAATTGGTTAGGTATAAAAGACATGGCACAGCCGGTTGTTGATATTAATCAGCACAGAGAAATACAACTAGAGCGATTAGCTGATGTTTGTAATGAGCATTTAGCTATGGAAAAAATTCAGCAGATTATTGCTCAGGGTGTGAATACACCGAGTAGTCGCACTTAA